The genomic interval cataagaacagccccactggatcaggccataggcccatctagtccagcttcctgtatctcacagcggcccaccaaatgccccagggagcacactagataacaagatacctcatcctggtgccctcccttgcatctggcattctgacataacccatttctaaaatcaggaggttgcgcatacacatcatggcttgtaacccataatggatttttcctccagaaacttgtccaacccccttttaaaggcatctaggctagacgccatcaccacatcctgtggcaaggagttccacagactgaccacataggcagcaaaatagcagttgtgtttcaatataagtgtaaagtgatgagaaccaaagtgaaaggacagtggcttcactatgcacaagcaacctcttgtcccttacaacttggtacatgtccaggtacaatcggcagccggcgcaggtctgttggctatgtgcagtgtgcccacctataaaagcccttgtgcccacctataaaaaccttTTCTGCGTAGGGAAGGGATTgtcacgtggcttcttgcttttccaagatgggacaaaccagactaaacacaggcccacagtatcacgttcagtgggcaacttacggagggtaaattaatactctgtgcaatggtcgaagtggtcaagatacaacttatggaggtggtcaatatagagaggttggtctcccatagtgtatatgcagtgtctgtccatactgtgaaaattaggtgaacttaaggaggtggtcaatatagagaggtggtcaattctggaggttctactgtatccaaacccccttcctgactGCAATCCCTTGATCTGGGTCCATGATGACCTATAGGCTCAGGATGATGAtgtgggcttaccctgggacaggAGAACAAATACAGGAggccttaccccaaggaagcctcaGGACATCAAAACTTCCCCATGGGATTCAGTGGGCTCCACattggtgctactgcatcactATGCaggcagtttatttattttttttcttagggtgcaatcctaactcacttttaagcactggcatagctgtgctagtgggacgtgtgctgcatcctgcactagagtggcactcacggaggcctcctcaaagtaagggaatgtttgttaccttacctcggaactgcattgcccttatgtcagtgcttgaaaatgggttaggattgcggcctaacttacttacttacttacttactcatagattcaaggtggtttacattagCAGGCTGGCCATAAGTTCCATTTTTTCATCAGGTTATTGCACGTATAAAATGAGAAAATGACATTTTCAGTTAAGATGGATGAGGCTGTAGGTCCTACCGTTTGAGAAACAGAGGCTTGTGCCTCCCTGTGTGACATACCTTCTCAAGAGCTGTGAGCTCCAGAGTTCTTGGGCATAGACAGGAGGGCAGTACAGAAGCTGGGAAGGAGAAAGCAGCATAATAATCAGGGTCATTGATCCCAGGGAGAGTGAGAGCCTGTACTTCTGGCAGAATTTAGAGACCTAAAATATACATGTGTCTGGACCACACACAGAGACAGCCATGTCTTGGGGATATACATAAACATAAGGCAGCCAGAAATAAGGAGGCTTAACAGAGAAGTAAAAGAAACTAAAGGACAACAATCGATCCTCCATTTTTCAAAACAGGCAAGGTCTTTATGCAGCCTGGCTGAGAAAATATGACTATTATGGGAAGTTGATGAACAAAAGCAAGATGAAAGTGATCTCAGTACAGAggccggcagcccaatcctatcaaggctGTCATCCTGCAGcacaacagtgccaaaatggccactgttaCATCccacagggccagggaggcagctgtaggcttcctcagggtaaggagacttTGGTTCCTTACCACTTGTTGGCTCCaccagcccctatgggtctactggGATCTACACCAGGTCAATCACTAAGACCCATGTAGGACTCCAGAGCCGGGAAGTGGGAGATAGGATGTAGTAGCAGCATCTCCTGCCATTCCCACAGCAGGTCTGCTCTCTCTCCACCCTTCAGCCTActctctcctgccccaaaatgcccccttcctgcccttgctctGGAACACATCCCCCCACTCAGTAGAGTGCTTACCACTGCCGGGTCCCGGCAGGTGACCAACCTGCATGGAGGTCCAGCACCGACCAGCACTAGCCTCCCTGCTGGCACCTTTCCTCTCCTGGCCACCATGACATAGCTTGTGGCAAGTTCGTGACAGACAGTGCACGGGAAGATGATCAGGCTCTAAGTCTGTACAGCTGAAGATGAAGAAAAGCAGCAGGTCCATCACACAGCTCTAGGGGATATCACCATTAGCAGCATAGGACTTGGGGTCCAAGTGTCTGAAGGATTGTGTGTTCCTATACGCCCACCCTCTAAAAATATTCTGCTTCAGAGACCTTGGTGTGGGTGGTGACCAGAACACGCTCAGTGCTTGTACCCAGGTCATACAGTGTGGTCACCAGGGGCACTTGTTTGCTATCAACCTATTAATGTCTTAGAACAAGCTCTGCTTTCCATGGATAGATTGTGATGCACCTACTCTTTTTATTTTGAACACTTGGCATCTTGCTTTGATCATTTATTGTTCTTATATTAAGTTCTTGCCCTTTCTAAATCTTAGTTAGGTACCTTAGTAGCTTTATGGAAAAGAAAGAGATATATGTTTAAAATCTGTATTTATGACAACTAGTCCTGTCTTGTCCTGCAAGCAAGAATCGATGAAGTCAACAAGCAGCACCACAGTTCTGAGTTTCAGGACCCTGGAGAGCTCCAAGCCCTTCCAGGTCCCACCCAGGTCCCATCTCACTACCTGGACACTAGAAAGATTTAAAGTCTGCCATCTCTGGCCCGCCAGCTTGCATTCCCCCACACCACCCCATCCCTTCTGGCTGGTGTGGAGGCTTAGGGGAGCATGAGGTTCTTGGAGTGGAAACAGCTGGTTCTGCCAGGCATTTGAGCTCGGACAGTGCTGCCTCCTGGGCATCCTGCTTcgcagactcagagcccaatcctatgcatgcctagttggcatccttcagtctcagaagactatgttatcgagctctgaatagtggttctggaacagagtgtcctctccagtgcgcgaagcctgggtaaagtagatatggaggatggactgtttcccatgcagcaaatccctcctccacatcgctgaaatggtccaatagaaaggcagaggccaatacggttggttccagcagcgtcgcaggagttgccagaacgtgactgtgttcagccacgaactgcctcagggactcctgctctggattttgcctcgaggttgactcctgaagccttttccataactggatgtagccaccaggcagtggaggtttgggatcagagtttttcttctctcagatgagctgccttcccaggctgacgagtcccatctacccggtggttgtttagtcgcctcttacaagtacagccaaactgagggcctattcttatcccccagcccccaaggggtTACCTGGGGGTaccctactcagaagttagtctcattgcagtcagtggggtttaATCCCTGGTATGTGCGAATAGGATTGCAGTTCCATCTTCCAATCTGATGTTGGTCCTTCCAACCTGACCATTCCACCTTCATCGGGGCCGAACTCAGAGCTTCTGCTTGGGGTCAGGATCATGACATCAACCAGCTAAGATTTCTCACTTAGAATTCCCATACTGCTTCCAGGGCATGAAAGTTATTCCGTGTGCACCTTTGCACTGCAGGATCAGATTTGGGGTCTTTAAAGCTACCTAAGCACTGAACAGTTTATTGTGCCCGTGTATTGCAATGCAGTACAAAACGGAATAGTTCAATTAAAGAGCTATTTAAAGCTCTTTTAAAGCTTTAAGATGGATGTAAAGATGGATGTAAAGATGGATATTTGGCTTTGAGAGGAAGCAGCCCAAGAAAAGTGTCATGAGCATAAAGGCGCTTTGGCAGGAGACGGTGTTAAAAAGCAACCAGTATGAGCAATTGTACCAGGGTGAAGTATAAAATCATATAAAACTTCAAAACTGAACACACATTCTGAGTTAAACAAAAATGAACTCTGATTTAGAAACCCCCTTTGGTGTGCAACACATATTTTGCCAGCATGTTCAGAGTAATCTTCAAGGTTGCTGGAACGAGATCTGAATTCCACCATTTTTAAATTTCCGTATTAATTAAAGCATCACATACTTCACATACAAATTAAATAATAATCCATgagtaaaagaaacaaaacattctGTGTCAGTCACTCTTTTTCTGTTCATGCGTCTctcccttctcttttttttttttttttgaggatttTGTTTCCAACAAAGTATGTGGCAACTGTGGATTAAATATATAGCAATTATGGCATTCATGGTTGGGGGAGACATACTGAAGCCAGCAAAAAATCCTATGATCCCTGGGAATCCTTTCATGGTGTTTTGGAATGCTCCTACTGAACCCTGCTGGCGGCGCTACAAAGTGGATTTAGAACTTGCTACTTTTGGGATTGTCCCAAATCCCAATGAAACTTTGAGTGGGTCTGTTGTGACAATCTTTTATCATAATCGTATGGGGCTCTATCCCTATGTTGAGCATGGGAGTATCTTCCATGGAGGGATCCCACAAAGCCAGGATCTCGACCAGCACCTCGCCAAAGTAGAATCTGATATTGACAAAGCTATACCAAAGAAGATGTTCAATGGACTTGGCGTCATTGACTGGGAAAACTGGAGACCCCTGTGGGTGAGAAACTGGGGTGACAAAACCGTTTACAGAAATCTTTCTATGGATCTTGTTCGAGGTCGGAACCCTACCTGGGATGACAAGAAAATTATGGCGACTGCTACAGCAGAATttgaaagtgctggaaggaaTTTCATGGACCGCACTCTTTTTCATCTTAAAAAGATAAGACCCTACGGACTTTGGGGTTTCTATCTATTCCCAGACTGCTATAATCACGATTACAAAGCCAAGCCAACTACATACACGGGCAACTGCCCAACCGTTGACGTTGGGCGTAATGATCttctgcattggctctggaaacaAAGTAGTGCCCTTTTCCCTTCCATATACCTGCTAGATGCACTGAAGTCAAGCCCACATGCGGTGAAGTTTGTACGGCATCGAGTTATGGAAGCAATGCGTGTCGCCAAACAGTCTGGTGGAGACTACGACACGCCTGTTTATGTGTACTCAATGCCAGTATATGTCCATACAAATGATACCATGACagaggtaagggggggggaaccatacACTGGAATCTAATAGGCTCCTTGAACCAATTCATATGTTAGTCTTACTGTCCTGCagtcaaaattcccctgcagcaAAGCAGCGGCACCAGTACAcgctgtttgttggcaaccttcagtctcggaagttcttcaggggaattttggctactggaggtctccttggcgtAAGGAGGAAGGAACACACACCGAAGGAACTGCCACGGTTGCTTTTGCTACAACTGGAGAAGGTTTGTTTTTCAAGATAGTGGTACACAAGAGGCATTTTTGACCACGATTAGTGCACTCAATTCACGGACATGCCTGGTCAACAGGTCTAGCAGGAGGGTTAGTGCTTCAAAATTCTCCAACATCTACTTGACCAGAGGTGAGGGTGGGACAGGAAGGAGAAGGACAAAAAGGAAATGGTTGGGTATATCGTGGGCCATGGTGCCCCTTCTTTGGCCCCTTGTGCACTGTGCATGATGCTCTGTTATATTACGCTTGTTCATCCCTTACTTTTCAGGGGGACTTGGTGAACACTATTGGTGAGACTGCCTCATTGGGAGCTGCAGGAATTATCCTTTGGGGAAGCTCGATATTTGGCAGGTCCAGAGTAAGTGAGTTTGTGTTAAAAAATGCCCATGAGCTCAACGTCACAAGAATTCCTAGATTAGCCAGGGGCATCCCTGCCCCAACTCACATGACTATGAATAAAAGTTGGGAGAGACTGAAGGTTCATGGTACATACAGTACTAGTCAAAATAGTTCTGGGGTGACAATGCCtccatacatacatatatacaaacATACATGTGTACATAGGGGGATCCATTCTtcaggggcttccctgggtctctcaatgccttatgaggcattaaaaacgtcacgtCTAGTGTCACTGAGAAAATGGAAGTGACTATTTTAGATCTAGGGCtcggtctgagcccagcagaaaccATGGGCGGacatctgcggcctctgctgggctcagagaatgCCTCCAGAGAGTGCATGCCTGAATATGATAAGAAActtgtgaccc from Tiliqua scincoides isolate rTilSci1 chromosome 7, rTilSci1.hap2, whole genome shotgun sequence carries:
- the LOC136657061 gene encoding hyaluronidase-like, which codes for MWQLWIKYIAIMAFMVGGDILKPAKNPMIPGNPFMVFWNAPTEPCWRRYKVDLELATFGIVPNPNETLSGSVVTIFYHNRMGLYPYVEHGSIFHGGIPQSQDLDQHLAKVESDIDKAIPKKMFNGLGVIDWENWRPLWVRNWGDKTVYRNLSMDLVRGRNPTWDDKKIMATATAEFESAGRNFMDRTLFHLKKIRPYGLWGFYLFPDCYNHDYKAKPTTYTGNCPTVDVGRNDLLHWLWKQSSALFPSIYLLDALKSSPHAVKFVRHRVMEAMRVAKQSGGDYDTPVYVYSMPVYVHTNDTMTEGDLVNTIGETASLGAAGIILWGSSIFGRSRDVCVLLSNYIGGLFGHYLVNVTTATKICSEHICSNHGKCLRKNSTSSAYLHLPSQSFSIQVKVSHLGKKVSVKGKLSDQEMEQWREDFMCQCFPANLLKCVWDMDNDSFCSPIFRMSNSFKDRIKNTF